A genomic region of Glycine max cultivar Williams 82 chromosome 15, Glycine_max_v4.0, whole genome shotgun sequence contains the following coding sequences:
- the LOC100799982 gene encoding uncharacterized protein isoform X1 yields MIEKDSTEVDRLAKLKASRMKELVFKKRSELEEICRLTNIEPDPSIVAEKASALIDSGLVDPFELLAKIEEQIIKAKDEVLSRKEVTDRIDKWFAACEEENWLDKYNQDDNRYNVGQCNHINLKRAERARITIGKIPAIVDNLINKTLAWEDEKKAYFLYDWASFEVLYMWVSMPCNRKRKIRETTDGKFTCLYTLGFRV; encoded by the exons ATGATAGAGAAG GATTCAACAGAAGTGGACAGGCTTGCCAAACTAAAAGCAAGCAGAATGAAAGAACTTGTTTTTAAGAAGAGGTCAGAGTTAGAGGAAATATGCAGATTGACTAATATTGAACCAGATCCAAGTATTGTGGCCGAGAAAGCTAGTGCATTAATAGATTCTG GATTGGTGGATCCTTTTGAGCTATTAGCCAAAATCGAAGAACAGATCATTAAGGCAAAAGATGAAGTTTTGAGTAGAAAAGAAGTAACAGATAGGATTGATAAGTGGTTTGCTGCATGTGAAGAGGAGAATTGGCTTGACAAATATAATCAA GATGACAACCGTTACAATGTTGGGCAATGCAATCACATTAATCTTAAACGTGCAGAACGTGCTAGAATAACTATAGGCAAAATTCCAG CTATAGTTGACAATCTTATAAACAAAACATTAGCCTGGGAAGACGAAAAGAAGGCATATTTTCTATATGACTGGGCGAGCTTTGAAGTGCT GTATATGTGGGTGTCAATGCCATGCAACAGAAAGAGGAAGATAAGAGAGACAACAGACGGTAAATTTACTTGTCTATACacattagggtttagggtttag